The Prionailurus bengalensis isolate Pbe53 chromosome E2, Fcat_Pben_1.1_paternal_pri, whole genome shotgun sequence region cagaaaatttttatttcatttagttaatttttattgaattggccaaatgaagcaaatgtttttggtttcgttttaatgtttatttatattatttctgagagggggtgaggggcagagaaagagaaggcgagagagaatcccaagcaggctccacactgtcagctgagagcctgacatgaggctcactctcacaaaccatgagatcatgacctgagtcaaaatcaggagtcggacatggacgcttaaccgactgagccacccaggcaccccttggttttgtttttcaagtcaGTTATTGGTATAATGTTCTTCCTTTTGCACATGCCAAATGGAAAACCCTTCTCAGGTGCTTTGTGAGATTCTATTTCTCTGCCTAAAATTAGATAATGGTGGTACTCAGGGGTCTGCAGATtaataaagaattatattttggATAGACTATTTCCCTAGGGAAGTATGCACTCcaatgagacacacacacacacacatatatatatatatatatatatatatatatatatatatatatttctctgccAGTTCCTCATGCTTCAGACTTCAACATATCCTGTCCACTTCAAGTGAGCCTTTGTCTGCCCCCAAGGATCATGACACAGGGGGAGCCTCTTTCAAACTCTCCAATGGTCTCATTAGAAATGCTTACTAGAAACTTGTAATCGTTTCCAGGAACTGAAAACCAGGACAATGTTTTTCAGAATTATTCTCAGCTCCCCAAGTGGGAACCATCGCTGCCACTATAGGTGAAGTGGTAATTGCAgtgctgtggggaggggaggtctcAGCATCACTACACATATCTCAGGGTTTGGCTGTCCCACTCCTGCATGTACTGGCTGCCAGGACCTTCACATGGAGCCCACTTTCTTGTAGCAGGAGGGAGTCAGTTGAGGACTTCCAATTTCCAGTTGAGAGGCAGAATCTGCTAGGAAAGATGATGAATCACAAATCTGTGTAGGAGCTCATGTCTCAAAAAACAGTTCTTTGGGGCTAAAAACTGAGCCAGTGCCAAAGCCACTAGAAGGAAGGTAAGTCCTGAGGCATGGGCTGAATTTGTGGGGAGACTGGAGGCTACAGGTCCTATAACAGCAACCCCAGACAGCTGCTGATGTAAGTTAATGAAATCCTCACTGAAAGTGGTTCTTGGGATTTGACCAAGTGGCATTAAAATCctcattttggggggtgcctgggtggctcagtatgttaagcatctgactcttgatctcagctcaggtgttgatctcagggtcatgagttcaagcccacattgggctccacagtgggcatggagcctacttacaaaaaaaatctttattttaatgtagtcaaagACTGTAATTTGGAAATTAATCTAATAATTAATATGATGTGCAAAGTTCACAGAGAATACTCCAAAAAGACCATACTTACATCAGGAAAATCTGTGCATATGATtgttggggaggagaggaaaaaatttcttctacccttctaggttctttggctgatCTAATAATCACATGAACatgacagattaacaggagaaatttttttttaatgtctatttattttgagagacagagtgggggagagagagagagagagagagcaaaaaaatgagggaggggcagagggagaggaggtcagaggatccaaagcaggcttgtgctgacagcagagagcctgatgtggggcttgaactcacaaactgtgaaatcatgacctgagccaaagtcggatgcttaactggctgagccacccaggcacccgaaggaaaacaaatttagtTACAGACACGGGCCCCCTAAGAATATGAGACTCCGGGAACAAGTCAGGCAATGGAGGTTTATTTACCACTCTGAGCCAAGGAATGAGATAGGAGCCTGGGGCTTCCAAAGGGAGGAGAGTAATAGACAGGACAATGACAAGAGCAGATGTTCAGTAAGCAGATGTTCACCCTGCCATACAGATaggttttccagaaaaaaagatcTCGGACAAAAGTTCCCTTACTGGGCCAGGCTCCCTATCTAAATTCTTTCAGGTCATTAAGGAGAAGGTAAAAGCTCTTCTGTGTCTTTGGGTTTTATAGACTCTGGCTCCAACTAATCCATATGCCAAAGTAGCACATTTTGGGGAGGCTTGTTCAGAATACCTTCATAATAAGTATGATGGAGCTAATTTATTTGCTCAATTCCCAGCAGAAGCAGCGTGGCTGAATTGCAATTGCtaaaacagaattattttctctgtaatttgTGTGTGATGTCCTTAATGGAGATGGCAAAATGTGTGTCTACTGAAACTatctgtggtctttttttttttttttttttttttttaatttttttttcaacgtttatttatttttgggacagagagagacagagcatgaatgggggaggggcagagagagagggagacacagaatcggaaacaggctccaggctccgagctgtcagcacagagcccgatgcggggctcgaactcacggaccgcgagatcgtgacctggctgaagtcggacgcttaaccgactgcgccacccaggcgcccctatctgtgGTCTTTTGATCAAGATGAGATGATTTTGTCACCTGAAATTAAGAAAGGTCCTTTGATGCCAGAGTTGAAGGTTTCTGACAGCAGGAAAACAATTGGGGCTTCAGcaattttaaagcataaatatttcttgtgttatttttttctggcttaaaACCATTCCATATTATTACCAGGctctctctgctcatctctcATCCATTTCAATTTATTGAATGCAAAAGATTTCATGACCCCAAATcacatttcacataattttttttgcattttaatatctTTCCCAAATCAAATGTTAAAGTTTCAATTAGTTTTTCTAATGTAATAAAGTTATAGTCACCTATACTCTAATGAGTATTAAATTACTTTCTACCCTAACATGTTTTGTCACTTACAGTAATATCATGTTCTATGATTTAGGGCACACTATAATTTCATGCAATAATTTCTGTGATTACTGCCATTGCACTTAGTCCCTgacaaaaaatgaagtttttcctcttaatgtctttatatttttccacGTTCAATAAatccaatcaatcaatcaatatttttttaaaaaggggatgcctgggtggctcagttggttaagcatccgactttggctcaggtcatgatctcactgttcatgagtttgagccctgcatcaggctctgcactctcagcaccgaacctgcttcagatcctctgtctccctgtctctctgcccctccctcgctcttgcattgtctctctctctcaaaaataaataaataaacattaaaaataaataaatctaatcaaaatGTAGAAAATCATTCAATGCATCTACTCTCATTAAGAGTACTGAATTTTCATTCAAAAGtgttagaatataaaataaatacataaccaaATGGCAAATTATTACAACAAAGTTtatacaaaacaatttttttaatgtttatatatttattttgaaaaggggggtgcagagagggagagagagaattccaagcagggtccataccgtcagtgcagagcccaacatagagctcagtctcatgaaccacaagattatgatctgagccaaaataaaatgttggatgcttaactgacagagccacccaggcactcttaaagtaaatttaaaatgtgactgtatttaactacaactacaaaaaaaatgtggaaatattATAGATGgcataatattaaaaaacaaaatgaggtagCTGTGAGAGTGTGGTATGATATTAAGTACCAGTGTCACTGTAATGGGGCTTCCTTGGTTTGATCCCTCACTACAACTTCCCCATACCTAAATTCCCCTTGTCTGTAAAAGGAGAATAATTTTAGTTTCTAGCTCACAAATTTGTGAGTATTAAATAttaggctaggggcgcctgggtggcgcagtcggttaagcgtccgacttcagccaggtcacgatctcgcggtccgtgagttcgagccccgcgtcgggctctgggctgacggctcagagcctggagcctgtttccgattctgtgtctccctctctctctgcccctcccccgttcatgctctgtctctctctgtcccaaaaataaataaataaaaaataaataaataaataaatattaggctATGCGAAGCATTAATAACAGTGGCTCATGCAGGTGCTCTGGTAAGATACAAATCAAACTTGGTAAATCTCTCCACAAGAAAATACATTACAGACGTGGATTTTTTGGAGGAATAACTGGGCATGGAGATTTGGGGATTTCTGTTTCCGTGAAAAATGTAGCCCACAACTCATGTTTTTACAGAAAAGCTCTGCGTGTGCATTTTGATGTCAAATTCTCGGAAAATGACAGAATGGCCTTTGCGGATTTGAAATTTGCAATGATCTTCCTGTTCCAGATAGTCGTTGGAGTTTGGGGAAATTTCTCGCTCTTATATCATTCTGTGACCCTTGCCTTCAGTGGACGCAAACCAAGGTCAACTGATTTAATTCTCAGGCACCTGACTGTAGCCAACTCCTTGGTCCTTCTCTCCAGAGGAATCCCAAGGACAATGGCAGCTTTTGGGTTAAGACATTTCCTCAATTATTTTGGATGCAAACTTGTTTTATACATTCACAGAGTGGCCAGGGGTGTGACCATTGGCACCATTTGTCTCCTGAGTGTCTTCCAGGCCATCACCATCAGCCCCAGAAACTCCAGGTGGGCGGAGCTTAAAGCCAAAGCCCTGAAGTACATCGGGTCCTTCAGTACCCTCTGCTGGGTCCTCCACATgctggtaaattttatttttccagtgtttGCAACTGGCAGATGGAGTAACAAAACCATCACAATGATGTTCTGTCCTACTCCGCTTCACGACAAAGTCTCAGACTCCACGTATACAGCATTGATAGCCTTTCATGATGTTTTATGTTTGGGGCTCATGTCCTGGGCCAGCGGCTCAATGGTGTTCATCCTGAACAGGCACAGGCAGCGGGTCCAACACATTCATAGGACCAAGGCCTCCCCAAGATCCTCCCCCGAGACCAGAGCCATCCACACCATCCTTGTTCTGGTAAGCGCCTTTGTATCTTTGTACACCCTCTCCTTCgtgttttatgtttatctggCTCTTTGTGATAATCCCAATTGGTGGGTGGTGACCACCTCTATACTAATCACCACAGGATTCCCGACCGTCAGTCCCTTTGTTCTCATGAGCCGTAATCCCACTGTGTACAGGCTCTGCTCTTTCTGCTGTGGAAGAAAGACAGAATTCCCTGAtctcatcagaaaaatataaaatggtttgTTTGGGGCTGTGTTTAGTCATTGATGAAATCCTCTCACCCAAACCCTCAAGCACAATTATAAACCAGTGTCATCATAGATAGACTAGTAAATAAGACAGACTGTGATTATGTcctaataataagtaaatgttagcAGTGGTAGTAAATAAAGTGTTATGTACTTACTTATATAAGTGCAGTTCATCAAAAACTGCTCTGGAGAAATTCAGAGTCCGTGCAATGATAAAATAGTCGTGAAGGTATGTGAGATACTGAAAATGTTTTTGAGTGTCAGTTTCAATCTGATGTATTAAATTTTCCTAAAACTTAACTGGGCATGGAATTGTAAGGACAGTTCCCTAAAAAAGGAATTGCACGTGGGGTGATCCatccagaaggaagagaagccTGGATGTTAATGCCAATGGCTGGGTGTGAAGCAGGAGAAACGTTACATTTCAGCTCTTGCAGAAATTAAAAGCCTTGCTTTAAATTTTGTCCCTCACCTCCTAAGGTAAATGGTGGTTTGAAACACAGTcgtggcggggcgcctgggtggctcagtcggttaagcggctgacttcggctcaggtcatgatctcgtggtccgtgagttcgagccccgcgtcgggctctgtgctgacagatcagagcctggatcctgtttcagattctgtgtctccctctctctgaccctcccctgttcatgctctgtctctctgtctcaaaaataaataaacgttaaaaaaaaaattaaaaaaaaaagaaacacagttgTGGTTATGGTGTAGattagcatatgaaaatgttttcaggTAAACAGTGGAAGAATGAGCAATAAGGTCTctaagaagagacagaaagatgttAACGGCTGAAGTTTAAAAGAACAGCAGGTGGGAAGCAACAATTAAATAGAGATTTGGTACATGGGGAAAATAAAGGCATTTCTAGGGTCTGTAGAAGGAAGATTGCCCTGTAAAACCTTGATGCCAATTGGCTGTGTTGACAAGAAAAAggtttcaaggggcgcctgggtggcgcagtcggttaagcgtccgacttcagccaggtcacgatctcggggtctgggagttcgagccccgcgtcaggctctgggctgatggctcggagcctggagcctgttttggattctgtgtctccctctctctgcccctcccgcattcatgctctgtctctctctgtcccaaaaataaataaaaacgttgaaaaaaaaatttaaaaaaaaaagaaagaaagaaaaaggtttcAAGATGGACTCCTGAATTTTCAACCCAAAGAAACACATTTGTGGAGGAATTTTCTATTAAGCTTGAAGAAATAGAGGAGGCAAAAGATATGAGTCTGGTTAaggatgaattttgtttttgaaatcacAAAGGGCATTAAAATAACCTTCAAGGAAAAAATGGCTATGGTCTCAAACATGGGAAATATTGTAATGTAGCTATCTGTAATTATAAGCTGCaaagttttaaagtaaatgttctattttaaaataattttaggggctcctgggtggcttagttaagcgtccaactttggctcaggtcatgatctcatggtccgtgagttggaggtccgtgagttcgagccctgcatcaggctctgtgctgacagcttggaacctggagcctgcttcagattctgtgtctccttttctctctgatcctcccccgttcatgctctgtctctctctgtctcaaaaataaataaacgttaaaaaaattttttttttaaaaaacatggcaAAATTGAAAGTCTTGGTTACCAATTAAAGGTTATTGGGACTAAGTAAAAATCTACAGTGTTTGAACCTTCCTGCAGTAAAggaaaaatctattttctctttggtaCCCTGCTctggtctgaatatttgtgtcccacCTGATTTTATATGGTAAAACCTAACTCCCACCTTGATGACATGAAGAGGTGAAGCATTTAGGAGGTGAGTAGGTCATGAAGGCAGAGACTTCATGAGTGGGGTTAGTACCCTTATAAAAATGGCCTAGGGAAGCTCCCTTGCCCCTCCATCATCTGAGTACCTAGCCAGAAAATTCTGTCTATAAACCAGAAAAtgggttctcaccagacaccgaATCTGCCAGTGTCTTGATCTCGGACTTCCCGGCCTCTACCCctatgacaaaaaaaaagtctgttgtTGATAAACTACCCGATCTCTGGCATTCCGTTTTAGCAGCTGAAATACACTAAGACAAAAATTGGTAATGAGAATTGGGGTACACCTGTGAAACATCCCTAAACCTGTGGCATGGGAACAGCATGATGGATGGGGGCTGGAAGACTGTGGGAGAGCAGGGTAGAAAAAGCCTGCATCAGCACAAAAGGACCGGGAAGGGCGATTCTGGTGACAGCtcagaagagaaggggagactGTAGAGGGGACCTTAGTCTTCTTGAGAACACCTCAGTGGAAATACAGACAGCAGAGGCAGTTCTGGCGGGGTCCCAGACAGACATGAGGAACGCTTTATTGGAAGCTGGAGGAGAGGTGTTGCTGTTACAATATGGAAAGCacttggctgaattgtgttcctgTCCTGGTGTTTTATACAGGGTAGACCTTGTGAGCAATGGAATTGGATCTTTGGCTGAGGAAAGGTGTAAGCAAAGTGTCAAAACAATAGTCTGTTTCCTCCTGGCTGCTTCTAGTAGGacgggagaagagagaaatgatgtAAATATGGAATTGTCAATCCAGTCTTGGGGAAAGCAGTTTGCCCCATGTCCTCCCTTCTTTTATGGGTCCAAGAAGagttatttttaatctgttcagTTTTTTACCTTTTGTTAGAATGAAATggcaactttctttttaaattttttttttcaacgtttatttattttggggacagagagagacagagcatgaacgggggagggtcagagagagaggaagacacagaattgggaacag contains the following coding sequences:
- the LOC122494758 gene encoding vomeronasal type-1 receptor 2-like — its product is MAFADLKFAMIFLFQIVVGVWGNFSLLYHSVTLAFSGRKPRSTDLILRHLTVANSLVLLSRGIPRTMAAFGLRHFLNYFGCKLVLYIHRVARGVTIGTICLLSVFQAITISPRNSRWAELKAKALKYIGSFSTLCWVLHMLVNFIFPVFATGRWSNKTITMMFCPTPLHDKVSDSTYTALIAFHDVLCLGLMSWASGSMVFILNRHRQRVQHIHRTKASPRSSPETRAIHTILVLVSAFVSLYTLSFVFYVYLALCDNPNWWVVTTSILITTGFPTVSPFVLMSRNPTVYRLCSFCCGRKTEFPDLIRKI